In one Dermatophilaceae bacterium Sec6.4 genomic region, the following are encoded:
- a CDS encoding PRC-barrel domain-containing protein, with product MTPNTQDDIATLYTLGDRGQTIDGTVDDVRGRTVKDTDGTDIGMVADLLIDDHEQHVRFLVVEHNGFLGIGETRTLVPVEAITTTTADEVLIDQSREHVTSAPAYVPSLINDQAYHASIYHHYGHASHWGHGYLPPRDGMYHL from the coding sequence ATGACACCCAATACCCAGGACGACATCGCCACCCTGTACACACTCGGGGACCGAGGTCAGACCATCGACGGGACCGTCGATGACGTGCGCGGCCGGACCGTGAAAGACACCGACGGCACCGATATCGGCATGGTGGCCGATCTCCTCATCGACGATCACGAGCAGCACGTCCGATTCCTAGTCGTCGAACACAACGGATTCCTGGGCATCGGCGAGACCCGAACCCTGGTACCTGTCGAAGCCATCACCACAACCACCGCGGATGAGGTTCTCATCGACCAATCGCGCGAGCACGTCACGTCCGCGCCTGCCTATGTCCCCAGCCTGATCAATGACCAGGCCTACCACGCGAGCATCTACCACCACTACGGGCACGCATCCCACTGGGGTCATGGCTATCTGCCACCCAGGGACGGGATGTACCACCTATGA
- a CDS encoding GAF domain-containing protein encodes MKPATEAEQQQIQDDVDDLQTSLADLAALVTSSRGLDELLALVATYAAHAIPGADGAGVTLLRVDRPDNRVQALAASDPFVAEIDQIQYVTVNEGPCITAALEGRTVRSGSLGGEKMWPHFGPRVGRLGVHSALSLPLLLPGQVVGAINVYARGKDVFDDHAQELGGVVRRSRGGGGPQRAYLVPGDRADHPATSGVSRPTDHR; translated from the coding sequence ATGAAACCAGCGACCGAGGCGGAACAGCAGCAGATTCAGGACGACGTCGATGATCTGCAGACCAGCCTGGCGGATCTGGCCGCGTTAGTGACCAGTTCGCGTGGCTTGGATGAGTTGCTCGCCCTGGTCGCGACGTACGCGGCTCACGCGATTCCCGGTGCGGATGGTGCGGGGGTGACTCTGTTACGGGTTGATCGCCCGGATAACCGGGTGCAGGCGTTAGCGGCCAGCGACCCGTTCGTCGCGGAAATCGACCAAATCCAGTACGTGACGGTGAACGAGGGCCCGTGTATCACCGCCGCGTTGGAGGGCCGCACCGTGCGCTCAGGATCGCTGGGTGGGGAGAAGATGTGGCCCCATTTCGGCCCACGGGTAGGCCGGTTGGGTGTCCACAGCGCCCTGTCGTTGCCGTTACTGCTGCCCGGGCAGGTCGTGGGTGCGATCAACGTGTACGCCCGCGGTAAGGACGTTTTCGATGATCACGCCCAAGAGCTGGGGGGAGTTGTTCGCCGCTCCCGCGGCGGTGGCGGTCCACAACGCGCATACCTTGTCCCAGGCGATCGCGCTGACCACCCAGCTACAAGCGGCGTTAGCCGTCCGACCGATCATCGATGA
- a CDS encoding DUF4177 domain-containing protein, translated as MTGKQYKVHIEKGRRFTGSFDPQSLEAALNSNAADGWHVVSSTWKSMSSEVLVILERDAE; from the coding sequence ATGACCGGCAAGCAGTACAAGGTACACATTGAGAAAGGCCGCCGCTTCACAGGAAGCTTCGACCCGCAGAGCTTGGAGGCAGCACTCAATAGCAATGCCGCCGACGGCTGGCATGTCGTCAGCAGCACTTGGAAGAGCATGAGCTCTGAGGTCCTGGTCATCTTGGAGCGCGACGCCGAATAG